DNA from Rhinatrema bivittatum chromosome 16, aRhiBiv1.1, whole genome shotgun sequence:
TCTCTCTTCTGCACGGCAGGCAATAATGAAGCAGAAGCTGTTGGCTCCCATCCTGAACATCCTCTTCCCCATCATGAGCGCGGAGCCCCCCCTGGGGGAGATGGATCCCGAGGATAACGAGGAGGAAGACTCTGACATAGAGGATGATGCTGAGGTCCAAACGCCCAAACATTTCTCTGTCCAGGTAAAAGAGGAAGTGACTCTCTGCCGCTGTCTGCCCGTCCCTCGGCCTTTTCCTGGGGATgatcctccctctctcttgctcttCCTGGGCACGGCCTCTCACATGGCTCTTTTTCTCTTTCGCTGTGTCTCAGGTTGTTGACATGTTGGCCCTTCACCTTCCACCAGAGAAGCTCTTCCCTCAGCTGGTGAGTATTCTGCTGCCCCTGAGTTGCACTCGGCACGCGGAGCCATCCCCCAGCACTCTGAGTGGCCTTGGCCTTTCCTGACGTCCCTTCCCGTCTCTCTCGCCACAGACCCCGCTGATGGAGCCGGCGCTGCTCAGCATGAACCCGTATCAGCGTAAGGCCGGGCTGATGTGTCTGGCGGTGCTGTCTGAGGGCTGTGCGGACCACATCCGGCATAAGTACGTGTAACCAGAGCACGACAGGAGAGGGCTGTAGGCCAGTGACTGCACACCACCATGTACACACCAGCTTTTGTCTCGTTCTGTCTGTCTTATGGTTTttcctggtctctctctctcaggcatctCCAGCCCATGCTGCAGATCGTATGTCAGGCCCTGGGGGATGAAAGTCAGGTTGTCAGGAACGCTGCACTCTTTGCCCTGGGACAATTCTCAGAGAATCTGCAGGTAACGGTGCGATTTTTCACCCCCAGCaccctccacctttccctcctcGTACCTTCCATACGTCGCCCTTCCCCCGCGAGCTCCCATCTctatccccccccacacaccctctcaccTGCTGTCCCCCtctaatttctctctctctccctgaagcCCGATATTAGTAACTTCTCGGAGGAGATCATGCCGCTCCTGCTGACTTACTTCTCCAGCCTGGAACCGTCCCACGTAGGGCACCTGGAGAAAGCCTATTATGCGCTGGAGAACTTCGTAGAAAACATGGGTAAGTCTGGCCCCCAGGGGCTGGGTCCTGACTCGTTCTGGGAGGGATAGGGGACAGGCGCTGGGTCTCAGCAAAGCTCCTGATGCTGTCTCGTGTAAGAGCCTGGGAGCGGGACTGGAGTCTGGCAATAGAAAGTGGTAATAAATGGAATTAAGGGCgaccagtggagtgcctcggagATGGGTTGTGGGGGCCTGTTTTTGTGGATTATATTGCAGAGAGGTTAGAAGGAAacgttttaccttttttttttttttttgtggatcatGCTAAAATCTGAAATAGAGTGGACCCCCCTGAGGGAGTAGCCAGAATGAAGCAGTGGTTAAGTGCTTAGTATTTTTGAGATTTGTGCAAATGAGGGCAGAGTGAAACATCTGGGATGCAGAGATCTAAGGGAGCGCTATGCGATAGGTAGTGAATGGCTGTCATGCACCGATCAGGAGAGACCTCGATGTGACAGTGTTGGATGTTCGCTAGGTAGTGAAAACAGTGTTCCCAgaacgtacaggatcagtccagagaagtgggttgtgtatccctaccagcagagggagtcagagaaccaaaaccttcagttcctgttcatgCCCAGATCAGCCCAGAGCAGTGGGTCTGCAGATGGGGGCAGAGAATAAAAAcgtttcaggcactgctacataacctgagagagccacctgcagtccctcagtatttctctgtctccagcagatggtggaggtgcaaaccTGTAGTCtgcttaaaaatgataaaaaaaaaagaaaggacttTCAGAGCCAGAATCTTCTTCTGGAGCTCCCTGAGTTGCTAGGTACCtttgtggaccatccctcaggtagagccaGGTGAGCTGGGGCATCATCCCAGGGGTCCTGGCTCCTTCATTCCCTCGAAGACCTTCTTCCCGATTTGGCACCTAGGAACAGGGAAGTATTTGGTTTTCCTTATCTTTGTTTGGTCGGTGGCACCTTTGTTAAAAAGGGAACAGGTCGGGAGCAGGAGCTGGCCGGGCCAGTGCAAATAGGGCATTGCGGGGAAGAGTTGGGCTGCCTGCCCCAAAGTCACTGGTGGTTTCGGGCTGAGTCGTGGTAGCTTTTTGTGGGGGCCTCTTTCACCACGTCTGAAGCACGAGGACCATGTGGAAGGCCCCTTGGCATCGCAGTGCGCGAAAGCGTGCAGGGCCTGCGGCGTGTGTGAACAGTTGAATTTGGTGGCACTGTGCTGAGATTGTGCCTCGGGTTGAAGGAACCTCCGCAGAGACTACGGGTGCCCGGAGAATCACGCTATCATCAGGACCAGTGCCGGTTGCTCCCGGGCTAACTGAGGATGCGGCTCCAATCAGGAAGGCACGTGGCAGACAAGCGGCAGCTCCTGCAGGGCCTAGAAACTCCCCTCTTCTGTTTTCTCTAATGGGGCTGCCCTTGGAAGAGGATGGTGGGGTGAGGGGAGCCCagagatggatgccctcgctgagGTGGAGGATTTCTACATGGATTTTGTGTTGCTCCTCCACAGGGCCTACTTGGCCAGACAGGGAGCTATGGGGAAGCAGCCCCTAGGAGGGAAGCCATAGGGTCACTTAAAGAAATCCAAGGTAGGCCCAGCTGGAGGTTCGGGGACCTTACTTTGGCGCCTTGGATTGGCTTCTCCctcaggggagggagaggatggaGAGGACTATAATGGAGTTGGTCAGGATCTAGATGACCTGTTTCTGATTGGAGGTGATCAGACAGATGACCCAAGGGATCACCTCGCAGATGGCAACCCAGCAGACGACCCAGGGGCATTTAAGGATGGGGGTCGACCCAGGTGAAGCAACAGTGATAGAAGGGGACGACCCTAGGTTGTACGGCTGTTCCGGAAAGAGGAATTAAGGCTCCTCATTCCCCATGGGTATCAAGGTCACCCAATAAGATTCGTATAATGAGGATGGATCCAGTGCTGGATGGCCTATGGAGTCCGCTGAAGGTATTTCCTTTGCCCTTGAAGGTGAAGAagctggtaaactgggaatgggaTACTCTGGAGGCCGGCTTGAAGATCAGCAGAGCGATGGTGAAGTTATATCTGCTAACAGAAGAGACCTTGGAGTTGCTGAGGCTTCCCAAGGATCTGCAGGACTGCATATTGGAAATCCAGTTGAAAAGAATGTTTGAGGTTTCAGCTTTAAATCTCCAGGCGGCGATTTGTGCTAGCCTGATGCAAAGGGCCTGTTTGTACTGGTTACAGAAGGCACAGGCCTGTTTCTGGGGTTTCCAATGAGGCGGTGAGGCCGGAGGCTGGGGTGCGCTTTGACTTTGTCCAGACATTGACCAGAAATATGGTCTTTGTGTAGCAGCAAGGAGGCTTCTGTGGTTATataattggtcagcggatgtgtggtccaagttgcagctttgtaaTCTTCCCTTTTAAGGGGAAACTGTTTTTCCACGAAGATCTGGAGCAGTTGATGAAACATCTGGGAGAGTCCAAGGGCAACAAGCTGCCAGTGGATGATAAAGCAGTCAAGAAGACCTTTCCACCATGCTCCTATTTTCGGGATGTGAGTCTTTTTCTTCCTGGGAAGAGTGTTACAGGCTTGGGGCAGAAACAGACCTTGGAAGGCAAACAGTCCTTTTGGGTTGCCCTCAGGACTTCCAGGGATGGTTCCGGTCACTCAACTGAAGGTGGAAAAGCTTTGCAATGAAGTTGTGCAGGTCCACTCTTCGTTGGAAGCGGTAGGAGAGAGGTTGACccttttttatgaagaatgggccaagatcatgtcagaccaatGGATTCTGGAGGTAATAAGAAACtgttatgccttagaattttctcatccGATAAGGGAGACCTTTATGGTGTCCCATTGCACGTCCCAAAACAAACGAGAAGCCATTCAAGATGCTCTCCACAGCTTGCAAAGGCTGGACGCAATTGTGCTGGTCCTTACTccttacaatttatttatttatttaacagttttatataccgaccttcatagtaaataaccatatcggatcggtttacaattaacaagaataaaaaactggggtaactattcaagtaaacgaaagataaacagtaagtaggaatgagtcaaagttacaatcaacagggaaaatTGCTGGTCCTTACTCCAGAAAGAGGGGGCAAGGAATGTATTCTGTTTACTTTGTGATCCCCCAAGAAAGATGGCACATTTCGGGCCCTTCTAGATCTACAGAAAGTCAACACGGCGCTGCAGGTGCTGCGTTTTCAAATGGAGAAGACGTGGATGGTAATCACGGCGGTCCGAAGAGGAGAGTTTCTTGCATCCCTGGTTTTGATGGAGGGCTATCTGCATATAGCCATTCGGCAGGAGTAGCAGAAGTTTTAGCGCTTCATGGTGCTGGGTCAGGTTTCCAATTTCAGGCCCTTCCTTTCAGGTTGGCTACGGCACCACGcacattcacgaaggtgatggtattggtggtggtggtggtgatggtggcagtGGCCCTGCAAAGGGAAGGGATTTttgtccatccttatctggacgattggctcatttgggcaaagtcCGAAGGGGAATGTTGTCAGGCAATACGCCAGGTGATGGAAATGTTACAGTTGCTCGGATGGTTGATAAACTTGGCCAAGAGCCATCTAGCGCCAACCCAGTCGTTAGGAGTGTGGTTTGATACCTGGGCTGGCAGGATGTTTCGCACCCCGGAGAGGGAGGCAAAGATTCAGTTGTAGGTAATGTGTGTTTTAAGGCCTGGGATTTACAGGTTCTGGTTCTGTGGTGTGTTTGCTAGATTTGGTTCCGTGGGCGTTTGCACATCTGAGGCCTTTGCAGTAGGCTCTACTGTCCTGTTGTTGGAGGAGTATCAGCAGCCGTTACTGTTGCAGGGGGAATCCAGggccagtctctcatggtggcctTCTCGTCACAGTTCGGAGAAGAGGGTGGACCAGAAGGCTCCAGGCTGGGTGatggtgaccatggatgccagcctcactgGTTGTGGCGCGGTCTGTCAAGGGCAGATGGTCCAGGGTTGGTGGTCACTGTTAGAAGTGACCTGGTCGATCAATCATTTGGAAAGAAGAGCGTTACACAGGGCACATTTGTTTTGACCTTGGACCTGAGGAAGGAAAGTGGTAAGAGTAATCTTGGGCAATATGTCGACTGGTGTTTATCAATTCCCCGGGCAGAACGAAGAGTCATGCTGTAGCTCTCAAAGCCCACAAGCTTTTTCTTTGGGAGAGAGGCATCTGCAGGGGATAGCAGCGTCGCATGAGGCCAGAGTTGACAAAGTGCAGGTggactatctcagcaggcaacagttggACCCAGAAGAATGGGTATTGCCAGTGGAGGCCTTCAGCCTTATTCGAGCTCACTGGGGCAATccccagctggatctgatggcattgCGAAGCTCACGTTCACCTTGGGAAGACGGGATAGTTGAGTAGGTTTCACTCTAGTTtggtttgggtacaggtcaatactgagggactgcagctaGCAtgctctgttatgtagcagtgccttaaaaaaaatttttttgtttgttttttctctgcctccatctgctggtagggatgcaaaacccacttctctggactgatctctgtggtacttcaggaatgaaaattagcaggtaagaaccaattttcctttctggaGGCTGGGCCTCTGAAAGAATAGAGGTAGGCTGCAGATGGGTCCAAAGAGAGCCAACCAAAAATGGGTGGTTGTGAATCAAAAGCCTTCTGAGATGGGATTGAAGGGCTTAAATATGTATACCGAAGGGGAAAagacagacattcaaatacctcaacaGTATtatatagagaagggcgaccaaaatgataaaggggaatggaacagcttccctatgaagaacggcttaagaggttagggctgttcagcttagagaagagacggcaggggggatatgatagaggtgtttaaaatcatgacaggactagaatgggtaaatatgaataggttatttactctttcagataataaaaagactagggggcactccatgaagttagcatggggcacatttaaaactaatcggagaaagttctttttcactcaacgcacaattaaactctggaatttgttgccagaggatgtggttagtgcagttagtatagctgtgtttaaaaaaaggattggatacgttcttggaggagaagtccattacctgctattaattaagttgacttagaaattagccactgctattattagcaacggtaacatggaatagacttagtttttgggtacttgccaggttcttgtggcctggggtctgacccagcatggcaatttcttatgtttttagggGTTCTTAGGGTTCTTGGGTTCTTTTATGCTCATTTACCCCAATGGAAGAATCTCAGCTGGGCAGATAGGATgggtcagttttgttttttttggcaccATTAGGATAATATCTGGAGTTCTAATCCTGGCTCTGCCACCGTTTCTTGTGCATGTGATTGTAGGGAGTCACTTTAATTCTCtatgtctcagttctaatccctggctctgtcataagaacataagaaattgccatactgggtcagcccgagggtccctcaagcccagcatcctctttccagcagaggccaatccaggctacgagtacctggcaagtgcttttaatgccagtagtagcagtggctattccctaagtcagcttgattaatagtgAGTGACTCTCTCTGGGTCAGACAGGTCTGTGCAGTCCcccatgggggggaggggcggcttCTTGCCTTGTTTCTGAGTTCAAGGCCATCCCTTCGTTCCTGCTGTCTTCCACCCAGGCCCAAAGATTGAGCCCTATCTTCCCACGCTCATGGATCGCATGCTGGCATCGTTGCGCGACTCGGAGAGAAACCGCATCAAGGAGCTTTCCGTCAGCACCATCGGATCTATCGGTAATGTCTGTCCGTCCGTCCGTCTGTCCGCCGTCCCTTTCTTCCTCCTTAGTACGCCCCTGTCCTCTTGCTGCTTCCCGCTCACCCCCTCCTTGTTCTCCTCCTGCAGCCACGGCGGCAGAGTCGCTGCTGCTTCCGTATTCCCCGGCGGTCATCGAGCACCTGAAAGGGTACCTGGTCAACACCCGTGAGGATTTCCGATCTCTTCAGATCCAGTCTCTCGGTGATTAAATTACTGGCGCTGATGTTAGTGGGTGACTGGGGGTGGGCGGGTGGCAGGGCCCGTGGCCCCGTGGTCCAGTGGGAGAATGACGAGAGCGTTTTGCCGCTTGCAGAGACCCTGGGCCTCCTGGCTCGCACCTTGGGCAAAGAGATCTTCCTGCCGCTTGCCGAAGAGTGCTGCCAGCTGGGCCTGAACCTCTCCGACCAGGTGGACGATCCGGACTTGCGGCGCTGCACGTGAGTTAAGACGTCGTGGACTTGGgtgggagcggggggggggggggggatgcgaggtgccgccctgccccacccacagACCGTTACGGCTTCCTCCCTGCAGGTACAGCCTCTTCGCTGCCCTGTCCCTGATGATGGGGGACACCATTTCCCCACACCTGGAGAAGATGACCACCCTGATGCGCTTCTCTCTGAAGTCCACGGAGGGCGTTGTGGTGAGTATCGGGGGCCCCTGTCGCCTCTGTAGGGGGCAGTGCTAGGTCCTCCCCTTTCCACATCGAAGGCGGTGTTTGCGTTTCAGGTGCAATCAGGACAAATAAAGGAGTGGACGGTGCTGCACCAAGCAGGATCGGCTTTCCAGAGGAACCgtccccccttctcccctcctcgtcactccctcccctgttctctctctctctctctcagactcaTTACAACGAGAATAAATCGTTTTTGCTCTTTGACGACGATGacgaggcagaggaagaggatgcCCAGATCCAGGATGAGGAGATAGAGGAAGATGATCCGGACATTGAAGGGTGAGATGGGAGGGAAGGCtcatagatggggggggggggggggggaggggtccaaGCCCGGTGGCGGTTTTCACTGTCGCTGTCCTTTTCCGACAGGTTCAGTGTGGAAAATGCTTACATTGATGAGAAGGAGGATGCATGCACAGCCCTGGGAGAGATCGCCTACAATGCCAGGTGAgacgcccaccccccccccagctctgcaTCCGCAGTAATGGAGGGGGCGGAGAGCGAGCAAACCCTGCTCCTGGGGCATGGGACATGTGAATTTCCTCTTCCCCGGTACCTTTCTGCCACCCCAGCTTCCCTCGGTGCTGCCTCTACGcctttcttttctcctctcttccagcaTTGCCTTCATGCCTTACCTCGAGCCCTGTTTTGAGGAAGTCTTTAAACAGCACGAGGTGAGTGAGGTGGCTTTCTCGTGGGGGGGTCCCCTCAAGCAGAGCTGCTGCCCCCCACGGCACTTCCCTGACAGCTCTGGAGATGAGGTCTGGGGTGGGATGGGTCGTGGCGGAGGTTTTTACCCGACCCCTGTCAGTCGGGGCCACAGACTGCGGTCAAGAATCCTGAGTCTGACCTTAGGTGCCATCGTGACACAGTGGCTGGGatttcctcctctttcctttcctcctccctccctcaccaccagcACACCAAGGCTGTGAGTGctccctctgcagcatcccttgcCAGGCCCAGGAGCAGAATCCAGGCTTGGGGAAACTTTGAGTCCAAGGAAACCTTTCTAAGGCAGTGctttcattttataaaatcactTCTGACTTCACCCTGCTGTGCTTTTGCCTTTCTTCGTCCTTCTCCCGTCTCCAGTCCCCCCACACGAATATCAGGAAAGCCGTCTATGAGACGCTTGGTCAGTTCTGCCGAGCCGTTCACCAGGTCTGCCAGAAGAGCCCGTCCCAGCAGAACTCAGCAGGTGAGAGGATAGTGCAGCTCGATGGCAGAGGGCCCTCGTAGTGAGACGCTTTCTGGGAGTTAGAGAGCAGGTGAGGGGGGGGTGAGAGGATAGTGCAGCTCGATGGCAGAGGGCCCTCGTAGTGAGACGCTTTCTGGGAGTTAGAGagcaggtgaggggggggggagaggatagtGCAGCTCGATGGCAGAGGGCCCTCGTAGTGAGACGCTTTCTGGGAGTTAGAGAgcaaggtgagggggggggtgagaggataGTGCAGCTCGATGGCAGAGGGCCCTCGTAGTGAGACGCTTTCTGGGAGttagagagaggtgaggggggggtgagAGGATAGTGCAGCTCGATGGCAGAGGGCCCTCGTAGTGAGACGCTTTCCTGGGAGTTAGAGAGCAGGTGAGGGGGGGTGAGAGGATAGTGCAGCTCGATGGCAGAGGGCCCTCGTAGTGAGACGCTTTCTGGGAGTTAGAGAGCAGGTGAGGGGGGGGTGAGAGGATAGTGCAGCTCGATGGCAGAGGGCCCTCGTAGTGAGACGCTTTCTGGGAGTTAGAGAGCAGGTGAGGGGGGGGTGAGAGGATAGTGCAGCTCGATGGCAGAGGGCCCTCGTAGTGAGACGCTTTCTGGGAGTTAGAGAGCAGGTGAGGGGGGGGTGAGAGGATAGTGCAGCTCGATGGCAAAGGGCCCTCGTAGTGAGACGCTTTCTGGGAGTTAGAGAGCAGGTGGGGGGGGTGAGAGGATAGTGCAGCTCGATGGCAGAGGGCCCTCGTAGTGAGACGCTTTCTGGGAGTTAGAGAGCAGGTGAGGGGGGGTGAGAGGATAGTGCAGCTCGATGGCAGAGGGCCCTCGTAGTGCGACGCTTTCTGGGAGTTAGAGAGCAGGTGAGGGGGGGTGAGAGGATAGTGCAGCTCGATGGCAGAGGGCCCTCGTAGTGCGACGCTTTCTGGGAGTTAGAGAGCAGGTGAGGGGGGGGTGAGAGGATAGTGCAGCTTGATGGCAGAGGGCCCTCGTAGTGCGACGCTTTCTGGGAGTTAGAGAGCAGGTGAGGGGGGGTGAGAGGATAGTGCAGCTCGATGGCAGAGGGCCCTCGTAGTGCGACGCTTTCTGGGAGTTAGAGAGCAGAAGGTCGGCAGGGGTGCTCTTTGTGTGCTGAGAGATGAAGAGCAGGGGAAGCTCTTGGAGTGGTGCAGTCTGGGGTTGGAGGGGGCCATCTGGAACTCatggtgtgtgcgtatgtgtgtgcacCTCCTCCCCACAGCTCTTCAGAAAATGCTGGACCTCGTCTTTCCTGTCTACTTCAAGGCCATCCAGGAGGACAAGGAACGGCTGGTGGTGATGAGCGTCCTGGAAGCCATGAATGACATGGTGAAGGACTGTAAGGGCGAGGCCATGCAGGACGCCAGGCGATTGGCTGACATGTGTCAGGTGATCCGCCAGGTGCTACAGCAGAAGGTAGGCTGCGCCCCCTGTCTCTCTGCCCCTCTCCCTCATGTTCTGTGAGATTTCTCCTGGATGCAGTACAGTCctggctccctctctttcctgtacatactcagatcagtcctGACAAGTGGCTtcgtgcatccctaccagcagatggaggcagagagctaCTTAACCAAGATTCCCTGTACGAACCACGGATCAGTCctggagatggagacagagagctacataaccgagagtgccacctgcagtccctcagtatttctctgtctccagcaggtggcagaggtgcaaaacctgcaattCTGACTGAGAGTTGGATTTTGATCGTTGCAACTCGAGTGttgggttcctttgtgtgccatCCCTTGAGTGAAGCCGGGCAGACAGGGGGTTGGATAGCCCTGGCTGTACTGGAGTCTCTGATAGCCAGGGGATTGGCTCTCCTCCTGCCCGCCGCTGCCTCTATAAAGGGAAGAACCCTTTTAGTTTCACTCTTTAGCTGggattaagtttttttttgtttgtttgtttttgaaaacAGAGGTCAGCAGCTCGTGCAGCCAGGAAGTTTGGCCATCGGGGCGGTTAGACAGCGGTTGCTGACTTGGTGTGCAGAGGGGGGCAAGTGCCGGCATCAGTTGTCGAACCCAcggacagccacgggttcggaaaacagacgtcggcaaaattgagccctgcgagctgcgggctgatttttgttttttggggggttctccaatatcgccatgatattaagttggagggtgcacagaaaagcagtttttttctgctgttctgtgcacttccccggtgccggcagaaattaacgccagcctttggcaggagttaataggctcattaacatgcatttgcatgttgcgggtgctatcggtttcgggggggggttggccacgtgttttccacGAGCTATtagcccttactgaataaggggtaaagctagcgcatcaaacgtGCGGCCAGACCGGggcgagcgcaccatactgcatcggcccgattgTTTGAATTGTCAGTTCAGGGGTTTCCAACCCTAGCTTAGATTTTTGTCCCGTTTGGCTTGGGTGCaggttaatactgagggactgcaggtgacccGCTCTAAGttttgtttctctgtctccatctgctggcagggaggcaaaacccaggagtctggactgatccctggtactacaggaacgaaaattagcagggaagAACCGATTCTCCTTTCCCCGTCCCTctgcccctcttccccccccccctcccctatgtATCTCCGTGCTGTCTCTGAGCCcctctgctttttctctctctctgtcattccTGAGATTTCTTGTAGTCACAGTACagtcctttgctctctctctacCCCTTTTTTCTCTCCAAGACTGCAGCCTATGCTCATACAActccttcccccctctctcctcaaCAGACATGCTGTCAGGATCCTGAGACTGAAGACGGTGACGATGATGATGGACAGCAGGTGGGTTAATTTCTTGATTTATCTTGGACCCTTCAtggtggattgcattcaggttactgcaggtatttccccatcccaatcgaagggggtcattttctcctctttttgcTTAAGTTACTCAGGCCCTACGGTTGTACCAGAgacagtggagggtgaagtgacttgcccaaggccaccAGGAGAGTCTGTGGTTCACAGCCCGCGGCTCCTTTGCTCTGGTTACTAGTGGGACTGGAGAGACATAGCCATAGAGAGCGCTCTGCTAAGCAGCTGGAATACCTGCTTTGTAGGAGAGAGACAGGCCCGCActctctctgcctgtgtgtgtgtgtgtgagacactaGCGAGATGATAAATTCTGCTAAGCAGCTGGAATACCTGCTTTGTAGGAGAGAGACAGGCCCGCActctctctgcctgtgtgtgtgtgagacactaGCGAGATGATAAATTCTGCTATCTCAGTTACAAGGATTCACTGCTTCCCTAAGGGAGTAGGAGAAGACGTTAACATCTTGAGAGCCTCAATAAAAGGTTTCAATTGATCTGGAGAAAAGGAAACTCTCTGAAAGATATTTGACAAAACATTTAGAAGGATAATGTAAAACAAATGAGGCTCCCAAAGGCAGTGCatcctttctgagagccaagaAAGCCTTCCTTGTTTGCTGTGTCGGCCACGAGAGAGCGGGAACAATTCTCAGAAAATCCGCATTTACATTTTGGAAATATGCTCCCATTACCTTACTCAAATCAGCCTCGGCGGGAAAAGGAAAGTAATAAAGTAACTCTCTCAATTATTTCTGGACCGGACCTTTCCAAGAGATCCGTTAAATTTAAG
Protein-coding regions in this window:
- the IPO4 gene encoding importin-4, whose translation is MAHILEAILTNLLQPDNAVIQQATAQLKEAFKDPAVLAVMCEVLTTSSNPQIRQFAAVLVRRRLTKHWAQVNTALRENLKSLVLDAIQREPEHKVRHAVAQLAAVVLKNETLQRWPQLFHFLQQTSRSAVPEQRQVGLLLLSTVVEASTEAFQPHFRDLLRLFHHTLMDRGDKTVLLYSIQTITVMASYMGSDETNLMRSLIPKIIAAIRELIRLDEVQASEAMEVFDELMESELSIIVQHLSEVVHFCLEISSNRELGDNLRVKALSCISFLIKLKSKAIMKQKLLAPILNILFPIMSAEPPLGEMDPEDNEEEDSDIEDDAEVQTPKHFSVQVVDMLALHLPPEKLFPQLTPLMEPALLSMNPYQRKAGLMCLAVLSEGCADHIRHKHLQPMLQIVCQALGDESQVVRNAALFALGQFSENLQPDISNFSEEIMPLLLTYFSSLEPSHVGHLEKAYYALENFVENMGPKIEPYLPTLMDRMLASLRDSERNRIKELSVSTIGSIATAAESLLLPYSPAVIEHLKGYLVNTREDFRSLQIQSLETLGLLARTLGKEIFLPLAEECCQLGLNLSDQVDDPDLRRCTYSLFAALSLMMGDTISPHLEKMTTLMRFSLKSTEGVVTHYNENKSFLLFDDDDEAEEEDAQIQDEEIEEDDPDIEGFSVENAYIDEKEDACTALGEIAYNASIAFMPYLEPCFEEVFKQHESPHTNIRKAVYETLGQFCRAVHQVCQKSPSQQNSAALQKMLDLVFPVYFKAIQEDKERLVVMSVLEAMNDMVKDCKGEAMQDARRLADMCQVIRQVLQQKTCCQDPETEDGDDDDGQQAEYDSMLIEYAGEGIPLIALAVGGQTFAPYFAGFMPLLLAKMKPNSSSSDKSFAVGTIAESVQELGPFSGQFVSRLLPVLLTGARDQDDEVRSNSVFGLGVVAEHGKEAALEHYPKILGVLSSIIAQEENARVMDNVCGAVSRLIMTSPECVPIDQVLPVMLRTMPLKDDFEENTTSFNCIAFLYKENPQQVVQHMKEIVRIFSHVLGTEEIKSETTATLLLLLKDMAQRFPQELQNAIMSLPADKATKINTALATP